In Anopheles arabiensis isolate DONGOLA chromosome 2, AaraD3, whole genome shotgun sequence, the genomic window ATGGCTTTCTATTCACGTTTTAAAGCGTTTGTTTCTAAtctgaatgatttttttttcacaactACTTGCTGTTGGTTAAGGTTCAAACATGTCAAGCTATCTTTTGTTCATTTAGCGCAACAATCGTAGTCGCTCTAAACCTACCTTACATGTTAAAGGGGTTTTCATATGATCTGATACGTTTAGCATACTTTCTTGCCTATATACGCGATCTACCTTATCTTATCTTATCTTCTGGGCTATAGCTGATCATTCATTAAGTGATACATAGCATCATACATTGAATACATGATACATTGAaccccgtggtacagtcgtcaactcgaacgactcaataacatgcccgtcatgggttcacgGGTTCaatcctagaatggaccgttcccccgtagcaaggattgacttaTCCGGCtatacgtggtaatgaattaagtctcgaaagcgtGTATAGGCCGGCTTGTCCGCGtaagacgttacgccaaatagaagaagaagcatcATAAGGTGTCTAGAAAGTGCGCCAAACGTATCAAAATCGATGAGATTCTGAGGACTTGAGTTTCAATCCCATGACAGActtgttgttaagtcgtgtaAATAGACGACTATTTCTCGGGGAACAATCCCAAGCAAGCTTCACTTcatcaaaaaatcaacatctttTGGTATAAGGTGTAGGGTCAGCTTATCGTTGGACTTAAGGTTCCTTAAggttttctttcattaaaGTATATGTCGTAAAAAAACTACGATATGGGCTTTAATTTACCGCCTCAATAACAACTTAGAGGATTATTATACCTACAATGTTGCATAAAATAATTCCAGCATAATTGGTAATATTTCGTCTGTACCTGATTCAGTGCCTTCCagaatctttttttcttgtatttaaaaaagacCTAATTCTTCTGAATATGGTTTTTGCTTGTGTCTTTGGTTCGCGTAGCAATAATTCCTTTATTTAACTGCTGCACACTGCCGCTCAGCACGTGCACTTTTACTGCATCACAAAGATACCCATCTAAAGTGCAGCATTCTTGGCATCGATTCTCACTGTTCCGTTCAGTGGTTCTTTCTGGCGCGCGTCAAACACTGTAACGGGAATTGACGCAACGGTTGTGAACCGCCTTACGAACGTATCATTTTAGTTTTGTCACCCTTGTCTTTGTCGAGCGGTGGAGTAGTTGACACActtaaatgcattaaaaaaaccccttgtacaaaaaataccaaaacgGTATGATGGGTTTTATGTGCCGCGATTCGCTGGTTTCGCAACCCTGCAGTTGAACAGTGCTTGGATGCAAATTAAATGCTTCAAGCGTCAAGGAAGTAGGAAcagtttcatttgcatttgctgcTGTGAGGGCTGAGGCTCAATGCAGGAAGAAGCGACACCTTGAGCATGCTGGACAACACAGGTTAATCCGAGAACAAAACGCCAATAAATGCTGCTTCAGAACAAAGTTCCGTGCCGGAAGCTGTCACGCGGGGCCTTCTAACGTGGGAgctgggagagagagagagagagagagagaaaaactcGTCAAACGCATCGGAACTTGCACGCAGAAAGAAACAGAACACAATCTTAGAACGTTCGTCACGCGCACGTTCCGCTGCCATCGGAAAATCGGAGGCGTTAAACCGAGGTCCAGGGTGAACTTTAAGCGAGCCCCCTCGGATACAACACTAAACACGAGCAGTAAACCGTGTTCCCGCGCTCATGTTTGATGAGCCGTCTCCCTACCCCGTCCGTGGCTAGTGAGCTATTggcgaaaacaaacaaaaggctGGCCACATTCCAACCTGCCACGCCGCCACACAGCCCACCGTCTTAATTAACCGCCGTGTCGTGAACGCACGGTGGCCAAGATGCCATACCGTGGTGGCCTCGTGCTGAAGCCGCGCATCCGAAATGAAGGTTTCGGTGCTATTCTGATTGGAAAGATAAATTTGTGGCCAAGAAAATTGGCCAACAGCACGGGCCTAGAGGCCGAACAGTacgtgagtttgtgtgtgtgtgtgtgtgtacgtgtttggGTATGTGCAGTGCAAAGGAAAAACCTGAAAAGAAAACGCTCGCACAGGGGCGTTGGGCGATGGGACGCTTCTTACTTTCGGTTTCGTCGTTCCTCATGCGTGTAGGTTACCGTTTCACGTAcgaagcatacacacacaaatatttCTGGGTTAAGACACTCGCAGTATGAAGACACAAGATGCGCGAATTTCTGTGACATCATGCGCCCCTCGCACAGCATCAAGGATCGATGTGTCGACCGGATTCCGGTGAGGATGGAAAGCAATTTCGCACTGCAAGCGTCGGAATTTGGAATGTCGATGTCGTTTATTTGTCGGAAAAGTGCCATCAATTTCACGCACTACCGAGCGAACGGTGCGGTTGCGTTCACTGACAGCTCGTTCCGTCACAGCTCAAGGTCCGGCGGTGGAGCTGCATGTAAAAGCGCGACCGACAACCACCCGCCTGGTGGTGGTTGGAATTGGAAAACTGTTCCACACTCCTGACGCAATTTCCTTCCTCGAGCAAGCTCCAGGGAGCCTTTCGACAGGGGCCTGCggtgtttctctctctcaggTGAACATAAAGGTTCAACAGCAGTCAAAATGGCGTGTCCGTGAGCACCGAAAGCTAGTCACCGCAGGCTAGACACCGAACACCAGCAGCTCCACGAGCAATTAATTGAACGTTTGTTAGTAGTGGGTAGAAGGTTATCGCTGATAGTGATCTCCGCCTGCCACGCGAGTTGTCGCTTAGCTAATGGCAACCGAGGGGGATGATGGCACACATGCGTCGTTGGGGGAGTTTCGCTTGAACTTACGTCTCCGTATTTACCCTCCCACATTTGACTCATCATCAGGTTGTCTACGTGTCGGATACGTCCGGTTACATACCTCTGACTGCGCTGCAATCCTCTCATCCCCGGTTGCCTCCACCGCCGGTGTACGGGGGTGATATCGATGCTGCCTGGCGTCCGGATCCCTGGGACAGGGACTACAATCGGCGCTATCGCTTCAACAACACCCGTGTTCAGCGTGAGTATTTCGGTTcgcttttggtttttggtggaAATGTGTGTTCTAAATGATGTTATTTTATTCTCAGATATCGAAGCAGAATGTCAGGACGATTATATGAAGATTCGTATTGGCTTTAATGGATCATTCAATGGACTTCTTTACTCATCCGGTAAGTGATGGTgaaattgtttatgttttatgtcaTCAACTTAACTAAACGGAGAATTCGACTGCAAGCCATCCAAAGGAACAAGAAATTTAGTTGAACTATGGTTGATATCAAACCTGACTTATCTGTTAATTAGTAATCATCTTTATATGTCTTAAGGTCACAGAGCTCGAAGCCTGTGATACTTTATGACAgcgatgtcaaactcatttgactTACTCAAAACTTTCAAAATAGTTATATATTTTCTCGTGAGAGTGAGCTATCCTcaaaaaataagcaaatgaggccaattggctcaaagtctctataaaaaagcTATCCTCaataatgttgaatttttcgaTACTCATGCAATCACTTTGAACATCGAGTTGGGAGCTACAAAACTCTTGCGCTTACTCATCAAAACTATTgaacatattttttgtatattaaATGACattgaaatatattaaaattagAACATCTAAAATTTACACGAAGGTTTATCATgcttgaaaatgttttaaaatcaaaatagaatatattaaaaatttcACTGAAATTAAAGTGTTTGAAACTTTACCTTAAGagcacagttgattttaattgCGTCATATTAACAAACATATTCATATTTCTATATAAAAGTGCCAGAACATGCgtttaataatcaaataatcaaAGCACAAAGCTCAAGGGTCACATAAATGATGAATATTATGCAATTTTTAACGTAGACTTAAATCTCGTTGTTGGAGAATGATATGTCTGAGGtaaatgtaataatttatttgacTTTATGATATGATCCAGTGCAGCATGTTCAAGTAAAAGGTAGAGTTCATCGTCGTCTCAAGTTCAAGATCTTCACGTCTATAAAGAATGTTGAAGAACGATGTGACACGATGACTCTATGGGTCTTTTAGGTCTTCATGCTCTTACTCCCAACGTTTGAAGACTGAATGGAATTTCATTTCGAAAGGATTTTGCTATCGTATTTAGTATCGCATTTGCTTAGCATTACGGAACTTAAAACACGAATTAACACAAACCCCTCCGTTCTTGCATTAACCCATAAAACACGTACGTGATCTGGCgcaaaaagtgtcccacaagcGTCGGTGTAGCTAATGCGTTTACAATCATTCTCCCACCCCGTAGGCTATGCATACGATCCCGACTGTATGTACATCAACGGTTCCGGGCGCGACTACTACGAGTTCTTCATCCAGCTGAACCGTTGCGGAACGCTGGGAAAGAATGCGATCGGCGAGGATAGTCGCAAGAACCCAACGGTACGTGCCGAGTGATCCACCAAACCACCATGCCCATGACTATACTTTACTCAAAAACCGTGCGCCCAACATTCTTATCTCGGTTGCAGAAAAACTTTATGTGGAACACGGTGACGGTGCAGTACAATCCACTGATCGAGGAAGAGTTTGACGAGCACTTTAAGGTGACTTGCGAGTATGGTTACGATTTCTGGAAAACGGTCACCTTTCCCTTTCTCGACGTCGAGTAAGTCGGTCGTGTGCCAATGCAGTGTCATCTTATCACACCATTCCTTCTCACCGGGTTGTTTGTTCTATTCTCCCACCATCCCTCTCCCCTCTCGAACGGTTACAGAGTTGCAACGGGAAACCCGGTAGTGTTCACGCTCAGCCCGCCCGAGTGCTACATGGAGATCCGGAACGGTTACGGTACGAACGGTGCACGGGTAACGGGGCCGGTACGTGTCGGCGATCCGCTCACGCTCATCATCTACATGCGCAGCAAGTACGATGGGTTCGACATCGTGGTAAATGACTGCTTTGCGCACAACGGGGCCAACAAAAGGATACAGCTGATCGATGAGTATGGGTAGGTGAAGAGCGTCTCGGAGTTACCGGTGGCGATAGAGATCTTATTCTGACATCTTCCCCACATTCTAGCTGTCCGGTGGACGATAAGCTCATCTCCCGCTTCCGGGGCAGCTGGTCCGATACGGGCGTGTTTGAGACGCAGGTGTACGCGTACATGAAAACGTTCCGCTTCACAGGATCGCCCGCCCTGTACATCGAGTGTGACGTGCGCATGTGTCACGGCCGGTGTCCGGTAGGTTTGCCAACGTCATCTAATGATACAGTGGCCGAAGTTCGTGTTGCTAATTAGGCGTTTCCTCACTTTCGCACACAGAGTCAACCTTGCCACTGGAGAAATCTAAAGGGCGTCACAAAGCGTGAGGCCGTTCAACCGCAGGTCAACACCACACTCTCGGACAACATCAGCCTATTCCAGGCGCTTCGCGTACTGCAGGAGGAAGATGAGGAAGCCCGGGCGAAGAAGGAATCAATCACCTCTGCCAGTAAGTACAGAACAGGAAGTTGTTTTTCTAGCTCACGCCACTAAACGCTAACTCCGTGTCGCCCTGCAGAACCTCAAGATATGTCGGAAACGTGCATGAAGACGTCCGTCCTGTCCGCCCTGCTTGCCACCTGCTGCGTGCTGCTGTGCGTGCTCGGTGGCTCACTGCTGGCGGCGTGCGCCAAGCTGCGACACCGCAAGAAAGATGCCGCCTTCTTCGACAACTACGTCGGCCATAAGGCACAGCTGGATTGAGCTGACGCGTGCTGAGTGATCAATCGTTCAAATGCAtccaatcatcatcataatcataacACTAGCGCTACAACTTAGTCGTAATTGTTCAGTTGATAAGGCATTGGTAGTGGCACTTTGCCGACTGTTACTTGAGTAAGATTGATAGTCTGATAGGGAAGCGAAACAAACGGGACAAACTCTCCCACAGTTAGGTGTCGCTTGTGGTTCCGTCCTGCCCGGTGGCAATCTATTCCCTTCCATTAATCCTCATATTTCATCGTGTGTAAATAAGCAGTAATGctatcattttctttttgtccCACACCTTCGTGGGATACATTTCATCGCTTCACGCATATCTGTTGCCCCTTAAATCGTACAATGTTTAACATTAACATGCCGCGTAAGAGACATTCTTAGCCGCTTAGCCGATAAGACGTTTGACTGCCGCCTCCATCCTTAACAAACTGCAAGCCTGTATTGAGTATCGTGTTTATGCGGATTAAgcaaatgaagtttttttttttgtaaataaaataataagcaTTCGTCGAGTAAGTACCTCCAACGTTAATAAATGAAGGAAATCCTGTTCGTTTCGGGCTCCCGAGAAATGATGTCAGGTTTCTGGGGCACACACATCGGCAGCTTCTTGCCGGCGCTTCGTTCCCGTGCCAGCACATTGCGGCGGGAAAAATATCCCACAGGAAGGTGAGCCATCCCGTCCCAGCGTGCGGCGTACGGAAGTACGGTAACCTTACGATGAACGAGCGTATTTCCTCTTTTGCGCTTCGCTCTCTTCGCCTCCCGTTGCACGGTGAATGGTTTGATGGTGAAGTAGTACACCAGCTCGACGATGCTGAGCACGGAACCGCCCATACAGAGTCCAAAGATGCCGCCGAAGGTCGCGACCAGCGAGTCCCAGGTCATGTACGCGTCGCGCTTGTACTTCACGCAGTAGATATCCTTAAAGTGCACGTTGAGGGTGGCGTACATGGAGACGTTTCTTCCGCCGCTGTTGGAAAGACGGGAGAAAAGATATTGCAGAATGAGTGACCTCCATTGTTTGTAGTTGATGTATGAATAGTTACAAGTTGGCCGACATGAAGCTTTTCGTCGTCCGTTGACTCACAATCGTTTGCACGTTATAGTTCTGGAAATTAAGAGCAGAGAGATTATTTTGGATTAAATACTTCCACTACAATTGATTGCTTCATTACCAACACGGAGCAAGGTGGTTTGCAATCACAATCCATTCCAAACTCTACGTCATCCAATTCCGGGTCCAAGGTGTCGTCCGTGCGCAAGCTGTAAAAGTATCCTGGAGCAAAGCAATACACTGAGGAAGCCTGCGATATCATCTACGAAAGATCAGTGTGACTTACTTCTAAAATAGTGCAAACAAGCCACATGTTTCAGGGCACACATCTCCACATCCCTTCCCTCCACCATGCCTGAAAGAGAACCATTCCCCATCATCTTGTTGTTATCACATCTCACGTA contains:
- the LOC120896995 gene encoding uncharacterized protein LOC120896995 encodes the protein MTQSSRLHHLGRCAFIIVAAQTLCILQLASGVTGITTISPVSFQQPVNSTNQAGLPSTAPTGALTTGTNPVRDATVTINPSSTAAPKVQRKRGSISGGKKNVVVQQPTPLDNANNSREALSHEGSEPVVYVSDTSGYIPLTALQSSHPRLPPPPVYGGDIDAAWRPDPWDRDYNRRYRFNNTRVQHIEAECQDDYMKIRIGFNGSFNGLLYSSGYAYDPDCMYINGSGRDYYEFFIQLNRCGTLGKNAIGEDSRKNPTKNFMWNTVTVQYNPLIEEEFDEHFKVTCEYGYDFWKTVTFPFLDVEVATGNPVVFTLSPPECYMEIRNGYGTNGARVTGPVRVGDPLTLIIYMRSKYDGFDIVVNDCFAHNGANKRIQLIDEYGCPVDDKLISRFRGSWSDTGVFETQVYAYMKTFRFTGSPALYIECDVRMCHGRCPSQPCHWRNLKGVTKREAVQPQVNTTLSDNISLFQALRVLQEEDEEARAKKESITSAKPQDMSETCMKTSVLSALLATCCVLLCVLGGSLLAACAKLRHRKKDAAFFDNYVGHKAQLD